The segment CGGCAAGACGCACCGCATCTTCGAGATGATGCCCGAGGAAGACGGTGTGCCGGCCGTGCAGGTACAGGTCGACGGCCAGAACCAGGTGGCCGCCGCGGCTCAGCCGCCGCACCAGGCGGTGACCGTGGCCCACGGTTGGATGTTCATCGCCACGCACGTTGATTCACTGGTCGCGATCATCAAGTCGCCAAAGGCCGCCAAGCCGTTGGCCGACGATCAGGCTTACGCCAAGGTTCTGAACGAATGCGGCGTGTTTCACAAGACGCCGCGCTGCATCCAGATGTTCAATCGGGACGACGAGCGGCTGTACTTGGCCTATGAGTTGTTCCGGATCGGCAAGCTGCCCGAGGCGGACCTGCCAATTGCCGAGGCGCTGAACGCGATCTTCAGCAGCGAGGTCGCCGAAGGGGAAGTGCGAAAGCCGAAGCTGAACGGCGAGAAGCTGCCCGACTTTGCCGTGGTGCGCAAATACTTCGACACCAGCGGCGTCTTCGGCTCGACCGAAAACAATGGCTGGTTCGTGATGGGCTTCTTGTTCAACAAGGTGCAGCCGCCGGCCAGGACCGAAAATGCCGGCAAGGCGATCAACGCCGAAGCCCGCCGCCCAGATAAGAAGGCGGAGTAGCGACGCGGAACGCAAGGAACCCTCGAACGGGTTGATATGAACCCTTCTCCCTTCGGGAGAAGGTGGCGGCGTTAGCCGACGGATGAGGGTTCCGTATCAGGCTCGCGCGGCGTTCCAATTGTTCGCTGACCCTCATCCGGCCTGTCGGCCACCTTCTCCCGGCGGGAGAAGGGTTGCTTCACGCCCAGTGATTGGCGCAAAGAGGCCGATGGCGTTTGGCAGGTGCCTTACTGCGACACCTTCACATGGAAGCCGGCTTCGTTCAGCGCCTTGACCAGCGCCGAGGCCGAGAAATCGCCTTCGACGACAAACGAAGTTTCCTTCGCCTTGCAGTTGTCTTCCTTGACGCCGGCCACGTCCTTGACGGCTCCCTTGATGGCCTTGGTGCAAGAGCCACAGCAGTTGTGGATGCCCGAGACTTGCAGTCGTTTGACATTGCCCGACGGAGCGCCGCTGTCGTCGGTCATGGCGAGCTTGGCGTTGTCGATCGTGCCGTGAAAGCCAGCCGCGGCCAAGGCGGCAACCGCTTTGCCGGCGGTGGCGTCGTCGGCGGCGGTGATGGTACACGAGGCGGCGTCCTTGTCACAGGTAACCGAAGCGCCGGTGACCGGGGCGATGGCCTTCTCGACCCCTTTCAGGCAAGCGCCGCAGCAAAGGTGCATGTCCGAGACGGTCACCTTGACGTCGGCGCGAGCCACGCCGGTCAGAGCAACAAGCAGTCCAGCGATCAAAGTTCCGCGTGCGAATAGCAACATGGCGCAAATCTCCTTGGCGTGGATGGGTGGGAAGTCTGTTTAGGGAGGGGGCTGCGTGACAGCGCGCTTAATGTCGCGCTACCGCCGGTCAAAGTCAACGTGATTTCGCGTTTGCACCGCGCAATCTCACTCATTGCAGCGCATTTGCCATCGCGCCTTGGCCGTATAACGGGGGCTGCTAAGCGCAAAGCTAATCGTAGCAAGGTGTTTTTGGGGTTGTCCGAGTGCCCCCTGAAACGGATAATTGATTTGCTCGCTGCGCAGGTGCTTGGGCCGCTGGTCGTGGGACCGCCCAGGCCGCGATGATCGCTCGCCCGACGAGGCGGGCGGCCCCTCGCGCCACGGGACGTGATATGTCCGGGCGCGCTGGTGGCACGTCTCTCTGTCTGATGCGCACTGCCGATCCGAATTGCCCCGCTCAAACTATTGACCTGTCCCGGAACACGAATCGAATGTCAACCGCCGAAGCTGCCATGCCCGAAAGCACCGTCACTCGTCGCCAGGATATCCGCAACCTGGCCATCATCGCGCACNNCACGTCGACCACGGCAAGACGACCCTGGTCGACTGCTTGCTGAAGGCCAGCGGCGAGTTCCGCGCCAGCGAACTGGCCGAGACCTGCGTGCTGGACTCGAACGATCTGGAACGGGAACGTGGCATCACGATCCTGGCCAAGAACTGCGCCATGCACTACGCCGGGATCAAGATTAACTTGATCGACACGCCGGGCCACGCCGACTTTGGCGGCGAGGTCGAGCGCGTGTTGCGAATGGCCGACGGCGCCTTGGTGCTGGTCGACGCCGCCGAAGGGCCGATGCCGCAAACTCGCTTCGTGCTTTCCAAGGCGATCGAGTTCGGGCTGAAGCCGATCGTGGTCATCAACAAGATCGACCGCTCGGACGCCCGCCCCACCGAAGTCCTGAACGAAGTCTTCGAGCTGTTCATGGAGCTGGGGGCCGACGACGAGTTGGCCGATTTTCCATACATCTACGCCTGTGGTCGCGACGGCTACGCCACGCACGACTTCAACGTGCCGACCGACTCGATCAAGCCGCTGCTGGACATGGTGCTGGAACACATCCCTGGGCCAGTCGTCGACGCGGAATCGCCGCTGCAAATGTTGGTCACCACGCTCGATTGGAGCGACTACGTCGGCCGCATTGCCATCGGCCGCATCTACGCCGGCTCGGTCAAGAAGGGGCAGCGTGTTGGCCTGACCCAGGCCGACGGCAAGATCGCCCCGGCACGGGTCATCAACGTCAACGTCTTCGAAAAGCTCGGCAAGGTCGAAGTCGACGAGGCGACCGCTGGCGACGTGGTAGCGCTGGTGGGCCTGGAAAAAATCGAAATCGGCGACACGGTCACCGACATCGAGAACCCGCGGGCCTTGCCGCGATTGACCGTCGATCAGCCGACGCTGGAAATGCGGTTCAGCATCAACACCTCGCCGTTCGCCGGCCGCTCGGGCAAATACGTCACCACGCGCAATCTGCGCGAGCGGTTGATGAAGGAACTCGAACGCAACGTCGCCATGCGCGTCCGGCCGATCGACGGAACCGACGCCTTTGCCGTGGCAGGCCGCGGGCTGTTGCACCTGTCGGTGCTGATCGAGACGATGCGCCGTGAAGGCTACGAGTTGTCGGTCGGCAAGCCGCGCGTGATCACGCGCGACAACAACGGCGTGACCGAAGAGCCGTTCGAGTCGCTGGTCGTTGAAGTTCCGCCCGAGCGGATGGGACCGGTCATGGAACTGGTCGGCTCGCGCTACGGGCGGATGCTTGAAATGCACACCCGCGGGCAATACTGCACGTTGCGGTTCACGATTCCGGCTCGCGGGCTGATCGGCCTTAGGACGCGGATGCTCAACGCCACGCAAGGGACCGCGGTGATCCACCACCGGTTCGAATCGTACCAAGCGATCGAAGGGGATATCGCCGGCCGCTTGAACGGTGTGCTGATCTCGATGGTGTCGGGCAAGGCGGTGGGGTTTGGCCTGTACGGCTTGCAAGAACGATCCGACTTGTTCGTCGCGCCGGGTGACGAGATTTACGAAGGGATGATCGTTGGCGAAAACGCGCGGCAGGAAGACATGCCCGTGAATCCGTGCCGCGAGAAGAAGCTGACGAACATGCGCGCCTCGGGGAGCGATGAGAACATCATCTTGAAGCCGCCGCGGCAAATGTCGCTGGAAATGGCGCTCGAATACATCGAAGACGACGAATTGGTGGAAGTCACGCCCGACAAAATTCGCCTGCGCAAGTCGATTTTGGCCGAGGCCGACCGCCGCCGCGAGAATCGGAAGAAGGGGTCTTAGAAGTTGCTAGTTGCTGGTTCCTAGTTCCTAGTGAAGAAACGACAGATCGTTTTCCAAGCCCAGGAGTTCACCTCCTGGGCTTTTTTATTTTGAACCGCAAAGACGCAAAGGACGCAAAGAAGAAGGAGTTGAATGAAAAGGCGAATCTATTTGCATCGACGGATTCCGATGCCTTATTCTAGCGCCGTTAATCTGACTGGAACTCGCGCGCTTGAATCGGATCGTCGCATGTCCGCTCGCTTTGTCATTGGCATCGTGCTACTCGGCCTGGGCATTGACTGCGTGTACGCCCATCCGCCGGCCGAAGCGGCAAAGCTGGTCGATCAGCAGGCCGAAGACGCCATTCACACTCCGCCAGGGTTTCAACAAGCCGGCAAGCCGCTGGTGGCCGATGGATCGGACACCGGGCTGGTGAAGTTGCGGATCGTCGATCGCGCCACCGGCGAGCCGACGTTCTGCCGCGTGAACGTGGTGGGCAGCGATGGTAATTACTACGAGCCGGCCGAGAACACGCTCGCGCCCTACAGCCTGCACCGATTGGGCAATCGGGCCGGCAAAGGGCCGTTTCGTTACTACGGCTGGTTCTTCTACACCGCCGGCGAGAGCGAAGTCCGCGTGCCGACCGGCGCGACGCGCGTCGAAGTCTGGCGCGGCTATGAATATCGCCCGTTGGTCCAAGAACTCGACGTCAAACAGGGCGCGACCGAGTCGGTGCGGCTCACGCTCGAGCGCGGCATCACGATGACTGACCTGGGCTATTACTCGGGGGACGTGCATATTCACCTGGATCGGCGTAACGACGCCGAGGAAGCTCGGGCGCTCGACCTGATGATGGCCGAGGACATGCAATACGGCGTGCTGTTGGCCAACAACCAGGATGGGCGGAATTACAGCGGCCTGATGGAGCGAAACCTCCACCAGCAACGGGCGTTCGGCCTCGAAGCGATCAAATCGCGCGGCAACTACTCGATCGCCGCCGGCCAGGAAATCGTCGGCGGCACCTACGGGCACATCCTGTTGTTCCTGCACGATCGGTTGGTGCTGGAAGGGGCCTCGGTCGAGCCGAACTATTGGCCGCCGCTGGGGGTGCTGGGCTCTGAAGCGCGGAAGCTGAAGGGGTTCGCCTTTCACGCGCACGGCGGTTATGCCAAGGAGATTTACGCCGACTTCGCCCGCCGCGACACCAACGGCGTCGAGTTGCTGCAGTTCGCCGAGTACCGGGGCGTGGCGCTCGAAGGCTGGTATCACATGCTGAACATCGGTTACCAGTTCCCCGCGCTCGGGGCGTGCGACTATCCTTACTGCCGGGCGCTGGGGGATTGTCGGACGTATGTCTTTTCGCCCGAGCGGCCGACGTTCGCCCAGTGGTGCCAACGGTTGGCCGAAGGGCGGAGCTTCTTCACGACCGGGCCGATGCTCTTACTCGAAGTCGACGGCCACCGGCCGGGCGACGTGATCGAACGCTCGGCGAATGACAAGCGACCACTGAAAGTACGAGTCAAGATTAGCGCTGAAGTTGGCCTGCCGCGGGAGATGGCGATTGTCGTCAACGGGCAGCCGTCATTTACGATGTCGCGTTCCGACCGGCCGCTCGACATTTTTCAATACGACGGCGAAATCAACGTCGACTACCCGATGTGGATCGCCGCCAAGTGTTGGACAAAATCGCCACCTGGCCAGCCCGATGTCGAGGCGCACACGAACCCGGTCTATGTCACGGTCGACGGGCGGCCGCCGTATCGCGAAGGGGATGTCGACTGGCTGGTCGCGCGGCTCGATGACTTAATCGCCGAATTCAAGAACAAGAAGAAGTTCGCCGAGCAGGAAGCCGCCGTCGAATACTTCCAGCAAGCGCGACAGAAGCTGGCCGATTTGCGCGCCGCGGGCGGATCGACGAAATTGATCGCACCTTAACTCTTCTATAGAAAGCAAACGACGCATGGGCGCTGCCAACGAGTATCGCTACAACCGCCTGACCTGGCCCGAGATGAACGACGCCATCGCGGCGCAAAAGCTGATTATCCTGCCCACCGGATCGACCGAGCAGCATGGGCATCATCTGCC is part of the Planctomycetota bacterium genome and harbors:
- a CDS encoding cation transporter — its product is MLLFARGTLIAGLLVALTGVARADVKVTVSDMHLCCGACLKGVEKAIAPVTGASVTCDKDAASCTITAADDATAGKAVAALAAAGFHGTIDNAKLAMTDDSGAPSGNVKRLQVSGIHNCCGSCTKAIKGAVKDVAGVKEDNCKAKETSFVVEGDFSASALVKALNEAGFHVKVSQ
- a CDS encoding CehA/McbA family metallohydrolase; translated protein: MSARFVIGIVLLGLGIDCVYAHPPAEAAKLVDQQAEDAIHTPPGFQQAGKPLVADGSDTGLVKLRIVDRATGEPTFCRVNVVGSDGNYYEPAENTLAPYSLHRLGNRAGKGPFRYYGWFFYTAGESEVRVPTGATRVEVWRGYEYRPLVQELDVKQGATESVRLTLERGITMTDLGYYSGDVHIHLDRRNDAEEARALDLMMAEDMQYGVLLANNQDGRNYSGLMERNLHQQRAFGLEAIKSRGNYSIAAGQEIVGGTYGHILLFLHDRLVLEGASVEPNYWPPLGVLGSEARKLKGFAFHAHGGYAKEIYADFARRDTNGVELLQFAEYRGVALEGWYHMLNIGYQFPALGACDYPYCRALGDCRTYVFSPERPTFAQWCQRLAEGRSFFTTGPMLLLEVDGHRPGDVIERSANDKRPLKVRVKISAEVGLPREMAIVVNGQPSFTMSRSDRPLDIFQYDGEINVDYPMWIAAKCWTKSPPGQPDVEAHTNPVYVTVDGRPPYREGDVDWLVARLDDLIAEFKNKKKFAEQEAAVEYFQQARQKLADLRAAGGSTKLIAP